The DNA sequence GTCCTCCATAGTTTTCCGACCGGTAACATCCCGGGAAATGATCTCATAGGCGTAGACCTGGCCGAATTCATCTTTCAATCCAACAATGCTGGTGGAAAACCAGAATTCCCGGTCGCCGATGCTCACCTGGTGGCGTTTGCTGCGTGACCTCCCCGTATTCCGGATCTCCTGTATCCACTCCATATGAAAATCAGCGGATTTGTCGGACATTACTTCATAGAAAGTGCGACCGATAAAATCTTCAGGAAGGACACATGTGTCTCCAGAAACCTCCTGGGTTGGCGGGGTACCGATCGACTGTCGGTGAGAAAGAAAATTGGCGGCAAAGCGATTAATGGAAAGGATGCGGCCCTCATTATCGACCGTATAGATCAGGTCTGTAGCGTTTTCCACCAGGCCTTTATAGCGCGCTTCAGACTTTTGCAGTTCCTTCCTCTGGATTTCTACTTCTTTTTGCAGGGAGCCCGTGAACTGGCGTTCAAAGCGATAATTAATCATAAACATGGCGCCGAAGAGGACGAAAATACCGATAATAATCTGGAGAAAAAACTGCCGCTTATATACCGAGTGGATGGCGCCTTCCACTTCTCCGGCAGCGGCAACGACGGCTACGGACCAGAAATAAGGGTCTTGGTGATGGGTAATGACGTCCTGCCCAATTAACTTAACCGGGGCATAGGCGATGAGTTTTTTAATTTCCCCGCCAGCCTGGCCTTTATGCCAGCCGGAGATATATTCCCCCCACCCTTCCTGGCCGGCCAGCATTTTTTGGCGTTGGATTTGATTGATGGCGTCAAATGAAATAGCCGGCATCCGGGCTTTGCGCACCTCAAAGGCATTCTTGCCGATAAAGTCCCGTTCGGGGTGGTATAAAAAAATCTCCTGACTATCCATAATCCAGCCATAGCCAGTTTTACCGCTCTGAATATCCCTGGTGAATTTTTTGGCCAGATAGTGCGCATCAATGAAAAAAGTCAGAACCCCGGCAGGATCGCCAGAGGGATGCGGATGACTTTCATCCACGGATTCCTCATACGTGGGCACGGCCATGATCATAATAAGGCGGCCAACATAATTAGGCAGTTGTGTCTGCACCGGAGCTACAAAGATATGTCCCTTATTTTGAGGGGCGAGAGCCCACTTCAGGTATGGCTTGGCCTGAAAAGACCCGGTAACGATATGTTCCACCCCTCGTTCATCCACCGAGTAGGCCCGGGTCCCGTCTTTATTGACCCGGCGAATCTCTATCACTCCTTCCTCACGAACGCTGGAGAGAGTTACCCGCATACGGTTGGCCCAAGTCAGGTGCTCCAGATACTGGATGGAGGGGGATAGATTTAGGGTGCTGAGTTCTCGTTTCAGGAAGTTGATGTCCTGTTCCAACAGACTGGCGGTGTGCCTGGCCAGAATCAACTGCTGTTGATTGAAATCCTCTTTGATGATACGACGCATCTGGTCGGCGGAGATATAGCCCAGATACAGTCCGACACCCAAGAGAAAGACGGTAACTATCAGCATCGCAATGAGGGCATATCTTGAGGAAAGAAAGCTAAAGCGTCTCATGCCAGGCATCCTAGGTTACATTGCACTCACCTGCTTTTGTAGCCACTGCAATTCCTTATGGTCATCAATGCTACTCCCCCATATAAAAAATCATCTGTAGGGTCGGGTGCATCTTCTTTTATCGATAAAATGCCTTTTCGGTCGGATAAATTGTTATTTTTGCGTCATCTCACGCCATTTCTAAGTTGCTCGGCGTCCCAATAACAGGAGAAGTCCCAGGGCCAGTATGGCATAGGCCACTAAAGAGCCATATTTTTGTACGGCTATATCAGTGCCGGTCCATACCCGCCGCCGCCTGGCCGATCGCCGATTGAAATTGACCACCAGCAGGAGAATCATGCCGATAAGTGCCAGCAGTGACCCTAAATGTGCATGTTCCATGATGTGCCCTTAAATAAACTTTAGACAGAAATTTCAGTAATTTTTTTCTTTTATTGTAAAGCCTCACCGCAGCGTCTTCAATAAAAATCGCTGTTTTCGCAAGTTTGGCTTTTATAAAAACAGTGAGCCGTGGGCGGTGGGCGGTGAGCAGCCGCCATGGTCTGTTTTCATATTTCGCTGTGATCACCAGAACATGCCAATTTATATACCAAGTATACCCATACGACCGCAAAAGGCAAGGCATGGCGCAATATTCCAGGATGGGGATGGAAATCGGATTTTTTGTGATATATTTGCAGGTCAAAAATATCTTGGTAAAGTATACTCTCTTATTAAGATAAAATGAATTCAGGGGGGTTAATCATGTCTAAAGCAGCGGCAGGAGCCAAAGTTGCCCTGGAGAATCTTATTGCCGGTAATCAGCGTTTTTGCCAGAATATGCGAGCGCCGCGTGAATTTAGCATCCGGCGGGAAAAGTTAACCAAGGGTCAGAAGCCCATGGCAGCAGTATTGGGTTGTTCCGATTCCCGAGTTTCGCCTGAGCTTCTTTTCGACATGAATCTCGGAGAAATTTTCGTGGTCCGCACCGCTGGCCAGGTGCTGGATTCGGTTTCCCTGGCCAGCATCGAATACGCCGTAGAACATCTGGAGGTTCCTCTGCTGATGGTATTGGGACATGAACATTGCGGCGCCGTCAATGCCGCCATCGCGCATGAGGGCCAGTTGCACGGGCGCGTCGGCCAATTGTTGGGTAAGATTACGCCTTCGATTGCCCAGGCGCGGGAACTCCAACCTGCTCCGGAGGATTTTGCCGAAACCGTGACTGATCTGAATATTTATGCCATCGCCCGGCAACTTTTTGACCAAAGTGATATTGTTCGACTCTTCGTTTTAGATGGTAAGGTGCGCCTGGTTTTGGCCAAATATCTCCTCAATTCTGGGGAGGTAAAGATGCTTGAGGCCAATTACCGGCCGGCGGATAATCTTTAAGACAAGAGGAAACTGCATGAGAAAATTATTCGGCACCGACGGCATTCGTGGGGTAGCCAACGAATACCCCATGACTGCCGACGTAGCCCTCAAACTTGGCAATGTTATCGCCTATGTAGTAAAGAACGGGGCGAGACGGCACCGCATCGTGGTGGGCAAAGACACGCGGCTCTCTGGTTATATCCTGGAATACGCCATAACCGCTGGCATCTGCTCTATGGGGGTGGACGTCATGTTAGTTGGACCTATGCCAACCCCGGGCATTGCTTTTATCACCAGTTCGATGCGGGCCGATGCCGGCGTCGTGATCTCTGCCTCCCATAACCCTTATCAAGACAACGGCATCAAGTTTTTCTCTCATGAGGGTCTTAAGCTGCCGGATGAGATGGAGGTTCGCATGGAGGAGTTGATGCTCAACCCGGAGTTGGGCAGCCACTGCCCCACGGCCACTGGTGTTGGCCAGGCCTTGCGGATAGATGATGCCTCCGGCCGCTATAACTCGTATTTAAAGAGCACCCTGCCAAAAAATCTGGACTTCAAAGGTTTCAAGATCGTCCTTGATTGCGCCCACGGCGCCGCATACAAAGTTGCCCCGGCGGTGTTGCAGGAACTGGGTGCCGAGGTCATTCCCTTCGGCGTCAGGCCCAATGGCAAGAACATCAACCGACAGTGCGGCTCCACCTATCCGGCGACCATTCAATCTCTGGTACGGCGGCACGATGCCGATATCGGCATCGCCCTGGACGGCGACGGCGACCGGGTGATCTGCGTCGACCATCAGGGCAACATCGTCGATGGTGACCATATTATGGCTATCTGCAGTCATCACCTGCATGAGAAAGGCGACTTGCGCAAAAAAACCCTGGTGGCCACGGTGATGAGCAATATGGGGCTGGAGATTGCTCTCAAAAAGATGGGCTGCCGTTTGATCCGAACCCAGGTAGGCGACCGTTACGTCATCGAACGGATGCTCCAAGGCGGCTATAATTTGGGGGGTGAACAATCAGGACACATTATCTTTTGGGACCACAGCACCACCGGCGACGGGACCCTGAGCGCCCTCCAACTGCTGGCCATTATGCATTCTACGGGCAGATCCTTGGCCGACCTGGCCAAGATTATGGAGGTCTATCCCCAAGCCCTGCTCAACGTTAGGGTGCGGGAGAAAAAAGACCTGAGCCAAATCCCACCTATATATCAGGGTATTCGCGCCGCTGAAGAAAAACTCGGCGATCGGGGGCGACTGCTTATCCGTTACTCCGGTACCGAAGCGAAGCTGCGGGTCATGTGCGAGGGGGAAGACCCTGAGGAAGTGGAAGCCATTGCTCAGGAGATCGCCGATCTGATCGAAACTCATTTAGGGATTGAGGATTGAGTTCAGTCGGCCGAGCCCCTTTTTTCCAATTCCAGAACGTTGCCGAGGGAGGTTTACACGGTGCTCATAGTCATGGACGTCGGCAATACCAATACGGTAATTGGTGTCTATCGCGATCATAAACTCATCAGCGACTGGCGCATCCGCACTGAGAAAGAGACCACTGCGGACGAATACGGCGTATTGTTGCGCAATCTGTTCCAGTCCCAAAATCTGACCCTGCAACCGGGGATGGATCTGGCCATCTCCTGCGTCGTACCCCCGATGATCAATACCTTGGAGAAATTCTCCCGCCGTTACCTGCAGGTCAAGCCCCTCATGGTAGGACCGGGCATCAAGACCGGCATGCCCATTTATTATGATAATCCCAAGGAGGTAGGGGCCGACCGCATCGTCAACGCCGTGGCCGCCTATGAACAGGTCAAAGCCGCGGCCATCGTCGTAGATTTCGGTACAGCCACTACTTTCGACGTCGTCTCTACCCTGGGCGAATATCTGGGCGGCCTTATTGCTCCGGGCGTCATGATTTCCTGCGAGGCATTGTTTCAGCGGGCTTCCAAACTCCCCCGGGTGGAAATCTTTAGTAAACCGAAGCACGTCATCGCCAAAGATACTATCAGCAGTATGAATGCCGGCATCATTTACGGTTACGCCGGTCTCGTGGACGGCATCGTGCGCCGCATCAAAGAGGCGCTGGCGGAACCGGTAAAGGTTATTGCTACCGGCGGTCTCGCCTGTCTCATCGCCTCTGAAGCCCAGAGCATTGATCTGGTGGATGAATATCTCACCCTGGAGGGACTGCGGATTATTTATTACCGAAACCGCGGGAGGAAGGAAGGTGGTTGAACGATACAGCCGGATGCCGGTGCCGGTGCAAGCCAAACGGTCGCTTTTCAATGCCCGAGGTAGGCTTTTTGCACCAGCGGATTGCCCAAGAGCTGACGGCTGTCGCCGGATAGAATGATCTCCCCGGTTTCAAGCACATAACCGCGATGGGCAATTTTTAGGGACATATAAGCGTTTTGCTCTACGAGAAGTATGGTAGTCCCTTGGCGATTGATCTCGCTGATGATCTTGAAGATTTCTTTGACCAGGAAAGGCGCCAGCCCCATGGAAGGTTCATCCAGAAGCAGGAGCTGGCCGCGGCGCATCAGGGCGCGACCGACGGCAAGCATCTGCTGCTCGCCCCCTGACAGGGTGCCTCCCCATTGGCAGCGGCGCTCCGCCAGGCGAGGGAAAAGGGTGAGGACCCGGTCCAGATCCGAGGCGACCTGGTTGTCCCGGCGGCCGTAGGCGGCCAGACGCAGGTTTTCGAGCACCGTCAGGTTCCCGAAGACGCCCCGGCCCTCGGGAACATGGGCGATGCCGTTCTGGGCAATCTGATGCGCCGACCACTTGCTTAGGTCCTGGCCAGCAAAGTACCTGCCGCCGCTGGTTATGGGCTGCAAACCGGAGATGGCCCGCAAAATGGTTGATTTACCGGCACCATTAGCCCCGATCAGGGTGACAATTTCTCCCGAAGCAATGGAAAAAGAAACCCCTCGTACAGCCTGGATATGGTCATAGGCCACCCAGAGGTCGTCGATTTCCAGCAGCATGGTCACGCTTCATTTCTCCTTTCCCAGGTAGGCTTCCAAAACTTTGGGATGGGTCTGGGCCTCTTGCGGGGGGCCGACAAAGATCGTGTCGCCAAAATCCAACACGAGTACCTGCTGACACAGATTCAGGACCACGCCCATGTGATGTTCTATAAGCAGGATAGTGAGCTCGAATTCGCGCCACAGCTTCCGCAGCAGTTCTATCAGGGCAACGGTCTCCGCCTGGTTCATTCCTGCCGCCGGTTCGTCCAACAGCAGCAGTTTGGGCCGGCTGATCAGGGCCCGCGCCATTTCCAACCGACGCTGCTCGCCATACGGCAGTTGCCGAGCCGGGGTCTGGGCATAGCGCGCTAGGCCAAAGCGTTCCAGCATTTCCATGGCTTGAACGATAAATTGACGCTCCTGGCGGTTGAAGGCTGGCGTCCGGCCGATGGTTTGGAGGAAAGAGTAAGGATATTGGGCCGAGGCCCCCAGCCGGACGTTGTCCAAGACACTCAAGTCTTTAAAAAGACGGATATTCTGAAACGTGCGCCCCATGCCCGCGGCCATGATGCGGTAGCCGGGCCAACCGGTGATCTCCCGCCCGGCAAAGCAGATACGTCCCGTTGTGGGGGGGTAGACCCCGGTAATAAGGTTGAAGATGGTGGTTTTACCGGCGCCGTTGGGACCGATGAGTCCCATTAGACCGCCATTTTCTAGATAAAGGGAAAAGTCGGCTACCGCCTGCAGGCCGCCGAATCGGTGAGAGAGTTCGGTGATCTCTAAAAGTGGCACGTGGCAACCCGATTTTTTAACCCGAGTAAGAAATTGATTGACTCGCTGCCATCCCTAAAGGCGGTCCGGCAACCGGCCCGAATCATCCCTGCTCTGCTGCCGGCCTGATCCACTTTGACTCCTTGAGTCCCATGATCCCGGTAGGCCGAAAAATCATGAGCAACACCAACAACAACGGCCCCAACACCCAACGCCATAATTCCAATGGCCGGAGCACCTCCATGAGTAGGGTGTAGAGAGCGGCACCCAACACCGATCCGGTTAGAGAACCAACACCTCCTAAATACACCATGACCAACATATCAGTAGATTTAAGAATAGAGAAACTACGGGGATTGATAAACTGCAACAGGTGGGCATATAACCCACCGGCCACCCCGGCGAAAAAGGCGGATAAACAGAAGGCATAGATCTTCAGACGCGGCGTATTGACGCCGACCAGATTGGCGGCCAGTTCATCCTCCCGGATGGCCAACACACCTCGGCCGAAATTGGAATAAATAAAATTCCGCAGCACCAAAAGAGTAATCAATACCCAAAAAACCACCCAGGTTAGATCGGTGAGCCGGGCCATACCCAGATAGCCCCGGGGTCCCCCGACGGCGTCGATATTCTCCAGGACGCTCTTGACTATCATATTAAAGGCCAGGGTGACGATGGCCAGATAATCCCCACGGGTACGAAATGAAGGGAAGGCGATGACCAGCCCCGCCAAAGCGGCGGCTAGGCCACCGATGACCAAGACCAACGGGAAGATGAGCGGCCCCCAGGCGGTGGGAAACACCGCCACCGTCAGCAATGAGGCTACATAAGCCCCGATGGCCATGAATCCGGCGTGGCCTACCGAAAACTCTCCCATATAACCATTCACCAGGTTGAGGCTGAGAGTGAGAATAATATTGATTCCTACATACATCAAAACCTGCTGAATATAAAGGTTGAGCAAAGTTCCCGCCGACAAGATCCAGGCCAGGAGGATCAGCGCCAAGGAAAGGAGGAATAGTTTCAAGGGCGTGGGTTTCATATGGTAAAGTCGGAAGTTTCGTCTTTTGAATAGCTATACTATCTTGACACAAGAGATAGATAATAAGCAAATATAACATCTCTCCAATTGACTGACCCCCATCTGGTTGGAAGTTGACCGCTCCCCATAAGGCAAATTACCTTTACTTTTATAAAAACAGTGGGCAGTGGGCAGTGAGCAGGAAAAAAATTATTGTGAGCAGCCGCCACGGTTCTGTTTTTATATTTCGTTGTGATCATCAGAACATGACAACTTATAAAAAAGAGAGGGAATCCGATGGCTTTTCACCGTCTTTCCATCTCAATGGAGGATTTTGACGTCAAAAATCTCTTGCGTATTTTCGAACAGATGATACATAATAGCTTGAGCATTTTATCACTTGACAGTGTAAAAGACAATTTTAATCATTTTTGCGCAGTTACTCATGGACGCTTGGCCTATTGAGAGAGAACGCACAGCAAGGTTAAGGTAAGGTTTAACGTGGCGGATATCGAACGGCCTTTGAATGAGACACTGGAGTAACAACCGGATACCGCTTGTTTTCAGACTTTGAATAGAGAACCAGGAATGTATCAATGACGTATACTTAATCTTTACCGTTGTCGACTCACGGCCAGGCCGGCAGGCAGGCAGGCAAGGCGAAGGCGGACAAAGAAAAAGGAGGTCTATGCATCTTCATACATGCAGATTGTCAGGTAGTTGTGCGGTTCTGGTTGAGCCAACGCCGGCTCAAGGTGTGGATTCTCCTCAGCGTCTAGCCAATACCCACCGGTCATGGGTGACGGTGTAGTCGAAGGGAGAGACCACACTTAATGCAAGCCCCCAATCCGGAGCGGAAATAGACATCCCCCGGTTATTTTGAAGGCGGGGAAAGGTTTGCAGCCGGCATCAGATGGGGAAAGACGGTAAGATAAAGAACTGCCTCAACATTGGAAGAACTCCCCCTAGGGGCGCCAGGCCCTGGCGCCCGGACGGTGGCGCCGGTTTTCGGCAATGATCGAACTGCGCCAGCCTTTGACACCGGATTTCACTTCAACAATCCGGATTTACGACAAGAACCTTACAAGTAAGATCGGGTACAGATGCAAGAAAAGAAAAGAACGAGCAACAAGGTGCTAGTGGTCGGAGGAGGTATAGGCGGCATCAAAGCCTCACTGGATCTGGCGGAAGCCAACCGTGAGGTCGTTTTGATCGATAAGGCCTTCTCCATAGGCGGGATATCGATTCAACTTGACCGAACCTTTCCCACCAACAACTGCGATTTTTGCACCCTGTCTCCCCATCTCGCCGAAAGCGGTCGCCAGCTACACATTGATCTTATGACCGCGACCCAGTTGACGAATCTGGAAGGGGAGGCAGGCCGTTTCAAAGCCACCCTCACGACAGCACCCCGATACATTGATACTGAAAAGTGTACGGCCTGCGGTGAGTGCTACCGGAAATTTCCTGAGTGTGTACGATTTACCCCTGGTTTGGACCATCGGGCTCCGACCTGCATGCGCTATCCCAAGACTACACCAGATGCCTTTTCCATTGATATGGAGAAGTGTACGAACAAAGATGAGTTGGTCAAGGTCTGCCCAGCCGGAGCGATCATCCTGGACGATGGCCCTAAAACCCAGGAAATTGAAGTTGGTTCGGTGATTCTGGCATTAGGCGCCGAGGTCTATGTTCCCAGCGATCTAGGCGGGTATGGCTATGGAATCTATCCCAACGTTGTCACCAACCTGGAATATGAGCGGATTCTGTCCGCCTTCGGCCCGACCAAAGGCGAATTGCTCCGCCCCTCGGACGGTAAGAAACCCCAGAAAATTGCCTGGATCCAATGTATCGGGTCTCGCGGGATGCAGAAAAACGCTGTTCCTTATTGTTCGAGCGCCTGTTGTATGTATGCCTTGAAGGAGGCGATCGTTACCAAAGAGCGCTTCCAGAATGACATCGAGACAACCATCTTTTATATGGATATGCGGACCTTTGGCAAGGATTACGAACTCTACCTGCAGAGGGCCAAAAATGATTTAGGCATCCGCCTGGTACGTTGCCGCCCGCATTCCCTCCAGCCGGTTGAGGAGGAATGTCAGTATACCGGAGAGATTGAAATCCGCTATCTCTCCGATACGGATTCCAAGTTGGTGGTGGAAAACTATGACCTGGTAGTCCTTACCACCGGTTTCCGGATTGCACCGGAGGTGAAGGAACTGGGCCAGCAGCTTGGCATCGATCTGAACGAATACGGCTATGCCCAAACCGGCGGGTTTGATCCAGTGGCCACGAGCCGGCCGGGGATTTATGTTTGCGGCATTTTTCAGAGTCCCAAGGATATCCCGGGGACCTTGGTGGAAGCCAGTGCCGCAAGTCTCAAGGCGGCCGGGGATCTTACGCCGCTTCGTACCACTTCCGACTGGCAGGCGGAGCTGCCTCCTGAGCGCGACGTTTCGGGGGAAAGCCTGAAGATCGGGGTTTTTGTCTGCGATTGCGGCTTCAATATCGGAAGCGTGGTTGATGTCAATGAGATTGTGCAACAGGCTGCCAAGCTGTCGGATGTGGTCGT is a window from the Desulfobacca acetoxidans DSM 11109 genome containing:
- a CDS encoding branched-chain amino acid ABC transporter permease: MKLFLLSLALILLAWILSAGTLLNLYIQQVLMYVGINIILTLSLNLVNGYMGEFSVGHAGFMAIGAYVASLLTVAVFPTAWGPLIFPLVLVIGGLAAALAGLVIAFPSFRTRGDYLAIVTLAFNMIVKSVLENIDAVGGPRGYLGMARLTDLTWVVFWVLITLLVLRNFIYSNFGRGVLAIREDELAANLVGVNTPRLKIYAFCLSAFFAGVAGGLYAHLLQFINPRSFSILKSTDMLVMVYLGGVGSLTGSVLGAALYTLLMEVLRPLELWRWVLGPLLLVLLMIFRPTGIMGLKESKWIRPAAEQG
- a CDS encoding ABC transporter ATP-binding protein, with translation MPLLEITELSHRFGGLQAVADFSLYLENGGLMGLIGPNGAGKTTIFNLITGVYPPTTGRICFAGREITGWPGYRIMAAGMGRTFQNIRLFKDLSVLDNVRLGASAQYPYSFLQTIGRTPAFNRQERQFIVQAMEMLERFGLARYAQTPARQLPYGEQRRLEMARALISRPKLLLLDEPAAGMNQAETVALIELLRKLWREFELTILLIEHHMGVVLNLCQQVLVLDFGDTIFVGPPQEAQTHPKVLEAYLGKEK
- a CDS encoding carbonic anhydrase, which produces MSKAAAGAKVALENLIAGNQRFCQNMRAPREFSIRREKLTKGQKPMAAVLGCSDSRVSPELLFDMNLGEIFVVRTAGQVLDSVSLASIEYAVEHLEVPLLMVLGHEHCGAVNAAIAHEGQLHGRVGQLLGKITPSIAQARELQPAPEDFAETVTDLNIYAIARQLFDQSDIVRLFVLDGKVRLVLAKYLLNSGEVKMLEANYRPADNL
- a CDS encoding type III pantothenate kinase, with amino-acid sequence MLIVMDVGNTNTVIGVYRDHKLISDWRIRTEKETTADEYGVLLRNLFQSQNLTLQPGMDLAISCVVPPMINTLEKFSRRYLQVKPLMVGPGIKTGMPIYYDNPKEVGADRIVNAVAAYEQVKAAAIVVDFGTATTFDVVSTLGEYLGGLIAPGVMISCEALFQRASKLPRVEIFSKPKHVIAKDTISSMNAGIIYGYAGLVDGIVRRIKEALAEPVKVIATGGLACLIASEAQSIDLVDEYLTLEGLRIIYYRNRGRKEGG
- the glmM gene encoding phosphoglucosamine mutase gives rise to the protein MRKLFGTDGIRGVANEYPMTADVALKLGNVIAYVVKNGARRHRIVVGKDTRLSGYILEYAITAGICSMGVDVMLVGPMPTPGIAFITSSMRADAGVVISASHNPYQDNGIKFFSHEGLKLPDEMEVRMEELMLNPELGSHCPTATGVGQALRIDDASGRYNSYLKSTLPKNLDFKGFKIVLDCAHGAAYKVAPAVLQELGAEVIPFGVRPNGKNINRQCGSTYPATIQSLVRRHDADIGIALDGDGDRVICVDHQGNIVDGDHIMAICSHHLHEKGDLRKKTLVATVMSNMGLEIALKKMGCRLIRTQVGDRYVIERMLQGGYNLGGEQSGHIIFWDHSTTGDGTLSALQLLAIMHSTGRSLADLAKIMEVYPQALLNVRVREKKDLSQIPPIYQGIRAAEEKLGDRGRLLIRYSGTEAKLRVMCEGEDPEEVEAIAQEIADLIETHLGIED
- a CDS encoding sensor histidine kinase, with protein sequence MRRFSFLSSRYALIAMLIVTVFLLGVGLYLGYISADQMRRIIKEDFNQQQLILARHTASLLEQDINFLKRELSTLNLSPSIQYLEHLTWANRMRVTLSSVREEGVIEIRRVNKDGTRAYSVDERGVEHIVTGSFQAKPYLKWALAPQNKGHIFVAPVQTQLPNYVGRLIMIMAVPTYEESVDESHPHPSGDPAGVLTFFIDAHYLAKKFTRDIQSGKTGYGWIMDSQEIFLYHPERDFIGKNAFEVRKARMPAISFDAINQIQRQKMLAGQEGWGEYISGWHKGQAGGEIKKLIAYAPVKLIGQDVITHHQDPYFWSVAVVAAAGEVEGAIHSVYKRQFFLQIIIGIFVLFGAMFMINYRFERQFTGSLQKEVEIQRKELQKSEARYKGLVENATDLIYTVDNEGRILSINRFAANFLSHRQSIGTPPTQEVSGDTCVLPEDFIGRTFYEVMSDKSADFHMEWIQEIRNTGRSRSKRHQVSIGDREFWFSTSIVGLKDEFGQVYAYEIISRDVTGRKTMEDRLINMEKLASIGTLAAGVAHEINNPISVILGFSEILLEQTEQMPDLHETLKIIEEEGLKCKKIVENLMTFARTPERIEIVTDINNTLDKMIQVVKNTLLTKKIRLETNFQPGLPQVKGDPQELQQVFINLINNAVAAMKGGGLLKVKTALTHDRQKVMIEFSDTGRGIPKKDQPKIFDPFFTTKKVGEGTGLGLSMCYGIITKFGGNISFVSYPVEDYPGKHGTSFTVQLPLASPSELGSLEDRSVVSNPEAP
- a CDS encoding ABC transporter ATP-binding protein; this encodes MLLEIDDLWVAYDHIQAVRGVSFSIASGEIVTLIGANGAGKSTILRAISGLQPITSGGRYFAGQDLSKWSAHQIAQNGIAHVPEGRGVFGNLTVLENLRLAAYGRRDNQVASDLDRVLTLFPRLAERRCQWGGTLSGGEQQMLAVGRALMRRGQLLLLDEPSMGLAPFLVKEIFKIISEINRQGTTILLVEQNAYMSLKIAHRGYVLETGEIILSGDSRQLLGNPLVQKAYLGH